From a single Thermogemmatispora onikobensis genomic region:
- a CDS encoding methyltransferase domain-containing protein, which produces MEAGPRRDPDPDPAHRNGPGQHQDQLEAQQQALVEHLKERGFLRTARIEAAFRAVPRHLFLPGVPSEEVYRDQVIPLKIVDGVCISSSSQPAIMAIMLEQLGLEPGQRVLEIGAASGYNAALMAHILGESGTIVTIDIDEDLVEGARAHLEAAGYRQVHVICGDGAQGYPPAAPYDRIILTVAAGDIATPWYEQLKPDGRLLLPLVLRDAQFSVALERRDDHLESVSVRFCAFMMLRGPFAEAGGIFALGPRTEASPALQLRLNNYQPVDVTALYRDLAGPWYDLPSGVLASLHEVHYGFNSWLSQQEPTACSLVAQREHPALTELPWLFKVAGLEARATIGIVADNHVALLALPPGWRVPASGASQSGQVACEIMVRCFGGAEYLARRLLSLLRSWDTAGRPASWLLMPGDDRLRLRVYPLHVPCPEKPTPERLIFTRRWSRLVIERQA; this is translated from the coding sequence ATGGAAGCTGGTCCGAGGCGTGACCCTGATCCTGATCCGGCCCACCGGAACGGTCCAGGCCAGCATCAGGACCAGCTAGAGGCGCAGCAACAGGCCCTGGTTGAGCATCTGAAAGAGCGTGGCTTCCTGCGCACAGCTCGCATCGAGGCGGCCTTTCGAGCTGTGCCCCGGCACCTCTTCCTGCCAGGGGTTCCTTCCGAAGAAGTGTATCGCGACCAGGTCATCCCTCTCAAGATTGTCGACGGAGTCTGCATCAGCTCCTCTTCGCAGCCAGCCATCATGGCCATCATGCTGGAGCAGCTTGGTCTAGAGCCAGGTCAGCGAGTCCTGGAGATCGGAGCTGCCAGCGGCTACAATGCCGCCCTCATGGCTCACATCCTGGGTGAGAGCGGCACTATTGTGACCATCGATATCGATGAAGACCTGGTAGAGGGGGCACGTGCCCATCTGGAAGCCGCCGGCTACCGCCAGGTGCATGTCATCTGTGGGGATGGAGCCCAGGGCTATCCACCCGCGGCCCCCTATGACCGCATTATTCTCACTGTGGCTGCGGGCGATATAGCCACGCCCTGGTATGAACAGTTGAAGCCTGACGGGAGGCTACTGCTCCCGTTGGTCCTCCGTGATGCTCAATTCTCGGTTGCTCTAGAGCGGCGCGATGACCATCTTGAGAGCGTCTCTGTACGCTTCTGTGCTTTCATGATGCTACGCGGCCCCTTCGCAGAGGCGGGGGGCATCTTCGCCCTCGGGCCGCGAACCGAGGCCAGTCCTGCGCTCCAGCTGCGCTTGAATAACTACCAGCCGGTGGATGTCACCGCCCTCTACCGAGATCTCGCCGGTCCCTGGTACGACTTGCCCAGCGGCGTGCTTGCCAGCCTGCACGAAGTCCATTACGGTTTTAACTCCTGGCTCTCCCAGCAGGAGCCGACAGCCTGCAGCCTTGTAGCTCAGCGCGAGCACCCAGCGCTGACCGAGCTACCCTGGCTCTTCAAGGTCGCTGGCCTGGAGGCCCGTGCTACCATAGGAATTGTGGCTGACAATCATGTGGCCCTGCTCGCCCTGCCTCCGGGCTGGAGGGTGCCGGCCAGTGGTGCGAGTCAAAGTGGCCAGGTCGCCTGTGAAATCATGGTGCGCTGCTTTGGCGGGGCCGAATACCTGGCTCGGCGTCTGCTGTCTCTCCTTCGCTCCTGGGATACGGCGGGGCGCCCCGCCAGTTGGCTTCTCATGCCTGGCGATGATCGCTTGCGCCTGCGGGTCTATCCCCTGCACGTTCCCTGTCCCGAGAAGCCAACCCCCGAGCGCCTCATCTTTACCCGGCGCTGGTCTCGTCTGGTGATTGAACGCCAGGCTTGA